The genomic window TGGGACCAACGGCTAGTGAACAATTATTAATTACAGATGGATTCAAGTGGCACTGGTGCCCTAATGAAAAGTAACGTGTTTATTTAATTTAAAAAAACTAGATGAAAAAAGATTTGGCATTTTAAAATGCCAAATCTTTTTTCATTCCGTTGGTTTAATTGAAGTTACCCTGAGACGTTCTTGATTGTCTGGATTTCCACCATAACGAGTTTCTGTATTTAATAAAGCGATTCTATCCATATCTTCTTGGGTCAAAGAAAAATCAAAGAGTTCGCTATTTTCTTTAATTCGATTTCTATGAATCGATTTAGGGATAATCACCTCACCACGTTCTAGATGCCAACGTAAAACCACTTGTGCTGGTGTTTTAAAATATTTTTGCTCTATTTTAGCTAAAATAGAGTGATTCAATAAGTCAGATTTTCCTTGGCCTAATGGTCCCCAAGCTTCATGGATGATCCCATTTTCTTTCATATAATCATGTAATTCATTTTGTGGAAACTCCGGATGAGTTTCTATTTGATTAACCATTGGTTGCACTAATCCTGCATTTTTTAATTCTTCTAAATGATGAATTTGAAAATTTGAAACACCAATAACTTTAATTTTTCCAGCTTCATATAATTCAATCATTGCTCGCCATGTATCTATAAATTTTTCTGCAGGCCAATGAATTAGGTATAAGTCTAAATAATCTGTCTCTAATTTATCTAGCGATTCTTGAAAAGCTCTTTTTGTTTCTTCATATCCTTAATCATAATTCCAAACTTTTGATGTTAAAAAAACTTCTTCACGTGACAGACCTGATTCTTTTAATCCTCTAGCCACATACTCTTCGTTCTCATATATTTTAGCTGTATCAAAATGACGGTAACCAAATTCAACAGCTGACTTAATTGCGTCAATTAACTCACTCTCATCTTTCATTAAAAAGACGCCCAATCCTAATTTGGGGATTTCAACTCCATTGTAGCATTTGTAACTATCTAGTAGTCCCTGATTCATTTTTAACCAGCTCCTTTGATTGTGCTTACCCACTCGTCATAGCAGGATGAAATCTTTTATTACAAGTCAGATGAATCTAAAAATTCTTGTGAAATAAAAAATATTTTTAACTCTCGGCGCAACTGTTCGATTGTACCCGTTTGATCGCTTTCAAAAGTTAGAACTAGTAAAGGCTCATGTAAACTCATTCTCAATAACAGCCAGCCTGAACCGTAAATACCTTTTGTGTTTACTCTTACACCTTCTAAATTATTGGGTTCAATCACTAAATCAGGCACCTGTTCAATAAATTCTCTGAATTTCCCCATTGTATCTAGCCCGTTTTCTCGAATTGGTTTAGTCAGAATCCGAAAACGGACTTCATCCGTTTCTATTGGTTGTTTTAACGTTCTAATTAAACTACCAATTTTTTCATTTTCTTTACGCAATCGTGCGTCGGTAATTAATATTTTAGCAACCAAGTAAGCACCGTCATCTAAAAAATAATTTTCTTCAAGTGCCGCATGTCCACTTGTTTCTATGGCTAATGAAGTTTGAATTCCTTCTTGGTTTAATTTCAATGCCTGATTAATAACATTGCGATATCCAGTTAGATAGCGATTTTGATGGCCGCCTTGTTCTTCTATAAATATTTTTAAATGTTCTGACGTTGCAGAATTTGTCACAATTGTTGTCCCAGGATTCTCAGCTATCAGAATAGCAGAGATAACTGCAATTAAGTTATTTCGATTTAATGTCACACCCTTATGATCGACTAATGCTGACCTATCTACATCTGTATCAAAAATAATGCCTAAATCAGCTTGATTTTCTAAGACGGCCTTTTGGATACTAGCCATCGCTTCTTTATTATCTG from Carnobacterium iners includes these protein-coding regions:
- a CDS encoding phosphomannomutase/phosphoglucomutase; translation: MTKLSEFHLADLQNGSDIRGIAIQTKNNELTLTNNRIEKISIGLLTWLKEYKKLTNSLTTIKVAIGYDSRLSAKRIQEVIIKTLTNLGVDVIDVGLATTPAMFMSTQYQEFDCDAAIMITASHLPYEYNGLKFFTKDGGAEHEDIEFILANINLEKPTYPGNKGEVKKADLLNVYAADLRSKIKKGINDVENYEKPLVGRHIIVDAGNGAGGFFAKEVLEKLGANITGSQFLDPDGTFPNHIPNPDNKEAMASIQKAVLENQADLGIIFDTDVDRSALVDHKGVTLNRNNLIAVISAILIAENPGTTIVTNSATSEHLKIFIEEQGGHQNRYLTGYRNVINQALKLNQEGIQTSLAIETSGHAALEENYFLDDGAYLVAKILITDARLRKENEKIGSLIRTLKQPIETDEVRFRILTKPIRENGLDTMGKFREFIEQVPDLVIEPNNLEGVRVNTKGIYGSGWLLLRMSLHEPLLVLTFESDQTGTIEQLRRELKIFFISQEFLDSSDL